The DNA sequence ATGAAAAAAGAGAGTATCCTCTCCGCAATGCTCGAGATCGGCATCGTTCCGGTCGTTCGTACTCCTACCGCTGACAGTGCCTACAAAGCGATTGAGGCCATCTATAAAGGCGGAATCCGCGCGGCCGAAGTGACGATGACGGTGCCCGGCGCGGTGAAGGTGCTTGAGAAGCTGGCCGATGAATTCGGCGACAAGATGGTGTTGGGCGCGGGCACAGTGCTCGACCCGGAGACGGCGCGCATCTGCATGCTGGCCGGCGCGCAGTTCTTCGTCACTCCAGCCCTGAACCTGAAGACGATCGAAATGGCGCAACGCTATTCGCGGCCCATCTGCCCGGGCGCGCTGACGCCTACCGAAGTCCTGACCGCCTGGCAGGCCGGCGCCGATATCGTCAAGGTGTTCCCGTGCGACAACGTCGGCGGCGCGAAGTACATCAAGGCCTTGAAAGGACCGTTCCCGCAGATCGAGATGATCCCCACCGGCGGTGTCAGCCTGACGACAGCCGGCGACTTCCTGAAGGCCGGCGCCTGCGCTGTGGCCGTGGGCGGAGAGTTGGTCGATGCCAAGACCATCAAGGCCGGCACCTACGAGGTGTTTACGGAGCGGGCGAAGCAGTTCCTGGAAGTGGTGGCGAAGGCTCGCGCGGAGATGCGCGGCTGAGTAGTCCGTTGCGGAATTTCGGTTCTTAGCTTTCAGCCGTCAGCTCTTAGCTCCCGAACGCTGCTTGGGGCTGATTGCTGATGGCTGATTGCTTTTTCGAATGGCGGTAGAAGCGGGGTCAGGGGACCCCGCGCGGACCTGGGGGTCCGCCGTACAACAGTGGAGTGCGGAGCTCTTCGCTACGGTTGAGTTTTACCGGATCGCAGGAGTGGAGCTGACTGCTGATTGCTGACCGCTGATTGCTATTAACTTACCTCCGTAACCTTTTCGCACTTTCTACACGGGGCGCTGCACCATCCTTGATTGGTATGGTATTGTCACCTCATCGACTGGGAGGTCCCATGAAACGACGCACGTTCCTGACAACAGGCGCCGGCGCAGTCAGTCTGAACGCCTTTCCGTATCATCTTTTTGCGGGTACCACGCAAAAGCTGGCCAGCGATGTCGTGACGCTGGGGCCCCGTAAGATCAAACTCAGCCGGCTGGCCATGGGCACCGGCACGAACGGCTCGGGCGGCAGCTCGAACCAGACCAAGAAGCTGGGGTTGGAAGGCGTCGCCAATATGATGCGGGCGGCCTTCGATAACGGCGTCAACTTCTGGGATTCGGCCGACCAGTATGGTACGCATGCCCACCTGAAGGAGGCTCTGAAGAAGACGCCTCGCGAGAAGGTGGTGATTCTTTCGAAGACGCATGCTTCCACCGAAGCCGAGATGAAGTCGGACATCGACCGCTTCCGGCGCGAGATCGGCACGGATTACATTGACATCCTGTTGCTGCATTGCATGATGGACGCCGATTGGCCCCAACGCAAGAAGGGCGCCATGGAGTACATCAGCGAACTGCAGGAGCGCGGGATCGTGCGGACGAAGGGCGTCAGTTGCCACACCATGGGCGCATTGAAGGCTTCGGCTGCGTCGCCCTGGGTGGAAGTCGATCTGGCTCGCCTGAACCCCGCCGGCGTTGCCATGGACGCTTCACCCGCCGAGGTGATTCCGGTGCTGAAGCAGATGAAAGCTTCCGGCAAGGGCATTATCGGGATGAAGATCTTTGGGGCAGGGAAATTGCGGAACAAGACGGACGAATGTCTGCAATTCGCGCTGTCACAAGGCGTGCTCGACTGCTTCACCATTGGCAGCGAGAGCATCACCGAAATGCAGGAGTTGACGAAGAAGATTCCGGCCGCCAGTACGCGGGGCTGACGCAGCATGTGGCGACCCCTCGCGTCCGCTTGCTGACGCGCGCGGCTCGGTTCATGGTTTGATACAGCACGCGGCGACAGCTTCGCGTCCGCTTGCTCGCTCGTGGCTCGGTTTGTGGTTTGGAAGCCCGGATCCGCGCCCTCCGGATGGCGCGAGTCCGGGCTTTCGTGCGTCTGTTAGCCCTTGGCGCTGGCCGCGCGGATGGACGCGATCTCGGCCTGAGGAATGTTCAGGTACTCCAGGAAGCGCTGGTGCTCCTTGGGATCGCTACGCTCAAACTCAGCGTGCAGTTTGTGCATCTGATCTTCCGTGATGCCAGCCGTACGCAGGATGGCTACGAATTTGTCTTTCGTCATGTCTGTATGACCTCCTGCAATCCACGTTGAGGCGTGAAGCGATAGACGGGTCAAGCAGTTTTCTATTTCTTCGGGACCAGCAGTTCAATGTCCTTGAACCAGATGTCGGTGGGCCGTTTGGCGCCGTGGGTTTGCAGCGCGAGCGCACCCTCGGTGCGGCCGGGCGTGTCGTCGGGCAGGTAGAGCGTTTGCGCGCCGTTCACGTGGAAGACGATGCGGTGGCCGTGCAGCGAAGCTGTAAGCTCATTCCAGTCGTTCGGCTTCGCCAACCCGTTGTCCTCAGGGCCGGTCACCCACTTGCGGCCGCCGGGGCCGGTTTCCCAGAAGCCGCCGGTACCCTTCTTTTCGTCAATTTCCACTTCGTAGGCGGCGAGGTTCTTGGGGTCCGTACGGACGAAAAAGCCGGAGTTGCCGCGCTGCATTTTGAACTTCAGACGGACCGTGAAATCGGTCAGCGACAGGTCGGAGACCAGCATGCCGATCTTCTCGTCGCCTTCGACGGAGTGCGCATAGATGGCTCCGTTCTCGATGGTGAAGCTGCCGCCGCCCCGCGGTTGCCAGCCGGTGAATGTCTTGCCGTCCCAGAGCGCTTTCCACGTATGGCTGCCGAGGTCTTGAATTCTGATGTTGCGCCAACGCACTTGCGCGGGCTTGTCGCCTTTGAAGGCGTGCACCTGCAGGGCGATGAAGCCCGACAGGTCCTCTGAGTCGGTCAGGTTCGCGCAGGGGACGCCATTGATCCAGGTCTTGATGGAATCGCCCTTGGCTTCGACGCGGTAGTGGTTCCACTCATTGTCTTTGAACGCCTTGGCGGCCACCGGATTGGTGGCGATGTTGTCGAGCCAGCCGCGCCGCGACTCGTCATAGATGCCGCCGGAGGCTCCGGACTGCTCGTTGGCGATCTCCACCTGATAGCCGTAGACGCGGCCCTTGGGCTGTTTGTGCTGGGCGCTCTTTTTGCCGTCGAAGGTAGTCACGACGGTGTCCTCGGGGTAGCGGTGAGCACGGATCTGCACGCCGGAGTTCAGCACGGGGTCGGTTTTCGTGTCGAACTCGAGCACGAAGTCGCCGAACTCCTTCTTCGTGCAAAGGAAGCTGTTGGGGCTGCCTTCGGTGGTGGTGCCGACGATTTCGCCCTTTTCCACGGCATAGGT is a window from the uncultured Paludibaculum sp. genome containing:
- the eda gene encoding bifunctional 4-hydroxy-2-oxoglutarate aldolase/2-dehydro-3-deoxy-phosphogluconate aldolase — protein: MKKESILSAMLEIGIVPVVRTPTADSAYKAIEAIYKGGIRAAEVTMTVPGAVKVLEKLADEFGDKMVLGAGTVLDPETARICMLAGAQFFVTPALNLKTIEMAQRYSRPICPGALTPTEVLTAWQAGADIVKVFPCDNVGGAKYIKALKGPFPQIEMIPTGGVSLTTAGDFLKAGACAVAVGGELVDAKTIKAGTYEVFTERAKQFLEVVAKARAEMRG
- a CDS encoding aldo/keto reductase; the protein is MKRRTFLTTGAGAVSLNAFPYHLFAGTTQKLASDVVTLGPRKIKLSRLAMGTGTNGSGGSSNQTKKLGLEGVANMMRAAFDNGVNFWDSADQYGTHAHLKEALKKTPREKVVILSKTHASTEAEMKSDIDRFRREIGTDYIDILLLHCMMDADWPQRKKGAMEYISELQERGIVRTKGVSCHTMGALKASAASPWVEVDLARLNPAGVAMDASPAEVIPVLKQMKASGKGIIGMKIFGAGKLRNKTDECLQFALSQGVLDCFTIGSESITEMQELTKKIPAASTRG
- a CDS encoding DUF1080 domain-containing protein — encoded protein: MHRILLLSLLSAAALSAADAPFTALFDGKSLKGWEVCNGKATYAVEKGEIVGTTTEGSPNSFLCTKKEFGDFVLEFDTKTDPVLNSGVQIRAHRYPEDTVVTTFDGKKSAQHKQPKGRVYGYQVEIANEQSGASGGIYDESRRGWLDNIATNPVAAKAFKDNEWNHYRVEAKGDSIKTWINGVPCANLTDSEDLSGFIALQVHAFKGDKPAQVRWRNIRIQDLGSHTWKALWDGKTFTGWQPRGGGSFTIENGAIYAHSVEGDEKIGMLVSDLSLTDFTVRLKFKMQRGNSGFFVRTDPKNLAAYEVEIDEKKGTGGFWETGPGGRKWVTGPEDNGLAKPNDWNELTASLHGHRIVFHVNGAQTLYLPDDTPGRTEGALALQTHGAKRPTDIWFKDIELLVPKK